The following is a genomic window from Prunus persica cultivar Lovell chromosome G7, Prunus_persica_NCBIv2, whole genome shotgun sequence.
attttgattgtcAAATTGCTGAATGTGTATGAACTTTGAGAGAAGATCTCTGTTCTCCAAGTAATTCAAACTCTATGTCTGACTTGTAAATTTAGGGAATGTAACATCCTCCTATTGTTCGGAATTTGATTTGCTCCTGGGGGTTTACcttttttctaaattagaTATATATCAGCAATCCAACTCTAATTTATCTACTAATTTAACTCTTTGCTGCATGCTAAAGGGCCTTGATACAAATATCAAAGATGCGTTTGATAGATGCACATTCATACAATTATCTCATTTTCTGCATCTCTATACAAGTACTACAAAGCCGCATCATGAGAAAAAGATGCTACAATATTGTGGATCGTGGAAAATTCTGATACAAGTTAGTGTTGGAGGACAGATAACATGTCATTGTAAAAGCGAAGAACCATCATAACTATTTACATCAATACGTACAATTATATCAAACAGAAGATATCTCCGAGTTGGAGACGGAACAGTCAGTGATGACGCCCTCACGAACATCTCCTCGGCAAAGTGGACAAACGCTGTAAGAGGGAGGAAAGAGGCAGTAGGGAAAGAACAGAAAGACTTTCAGTATGAAACAAGGGAAATGAAGGACAATCATTTGAAAGTGGTGGGGGGGCAATGACAATACCCGTGTATCTCTTTGAGCCACTTATCAACACATGACATGTGATACTCATGATGGCAAGGAAGAACTCGAATTTTGTCCCCTTCCTCATACTCAGCGAGGCATATGTAACACCTATCAATTATTAACTCACCATGATCAAACAAATgcattaaataagaaaacactGAATCCCACAAATCAGAAAACACTCAGCAACACCAAACCCCCCCAACCAAGAGAAAAATAggcataaattaaataaaacttacTGTGCAACATCATCCCCAGACTTTAATGTGTCAACCTCTGTGTGACTCTTAAGAGGAAAAGAGTCAACAACAGATGCAGGGGCAGGGACTGAGACCATAGATAGTGAAAGTGACACAGGTTGGCGATGAATTTCATCCAAAACCTGCACGTCATACATTACAACAAAATTATGTTTAAAAAGTGATAGTGAATGATTGCATGCAGCTAAAAGCCATCAAAGAGGCCTCAAAATGAATAATATACCAAACTCAGACCTAAGTTTTAACCCCAAAACAGGAGAAAATTACATAACTACAGGGATAATTAACAGCCGCCCCAGGTAAAAagtgaacaaaacaaaaggcaataacttattttataaatacccTCCTCACTCACATTATAACCACCAATGGTTCTTTTTACAAATCCGATCTACCAAACAAGATTCCGGGGGCCACTAGAGGATTTTAGCtctaaaaacaaaagcacaTACAAGACAAGAATAACATAACATGGAACTCATGGATCTTAAACCGTTTGAATTAGTATAGGTCAAGACCCAAGAAATTTGAGGACAATATGAGAAGACATAATCATGACAaggaaagaaaactaaaacagaGAAAATTACCTCAAATAGAGCTTCAGCAAGCATGACAATTCTTGATATACTTGCCCGAGTACTAGACTCTTCGGTCAAGAACGAGCCACATGAGCACATGCCACGAGGGTGGATTCCTGTAGGACAGGACGTATTACGCTGACTATTGTCATCAAGGCCAACACGAAGTCTTTCCCAGACCTACAAAGAAGAGTCATGCCGATGCAAATCAATAAAAGTCATTGAGAGAACCCCGAAAAAATAAGAGCTGTTACAATTCATAGATTCTTCGCCCCATAAAAACATTTGGATAAAACATTTAATGAAGGAAATATTAAAGTACCGTTGATGAACGACATGTGagtaaacaaataaatgaacaTGCATATACTGTTGATACACATAGGAGCCAAAAATCTCCCGAATGAATGGAACCAAAGAGTCCAAAAAGCCCTAATTTCATATCCAAGTTAAGCCACATAATAAACTTTTAATGTCTAAAAGATCACCTCGGATCTAGAATGCCGTCGTCGTTCATTTGAGTTGGGAATTCTATTGCCCTGGTAACCAGAATCAGCTCCAATCCCATCATCGAAAAAATCACCACTCAAACCAAGTAGCCATCTGTCATGAAATCCTAGATCCTCAGTATCATCAGTAGATAAAAGAATTGTTGGAGAATCAATAAACCTTCTGGAACTGCGTCTTGAAAATGCATCCCAGAATAGTCGTCTGCCATTCCTTCTGGCCTCACGATTACTTGCATCAGCATTGCTTCTAGACAAAAGGTTGGAAGAAATACTCATGACATCAACATGAAGTATACTTCCATCTTCCTCGCCTTGTTCCCTATTGGACACAAGGAATCCTAAACCAGAAGGTATTGCCTCTCGAAGGGAATCATTTCCAAGTGAGTGAAAAGACGATGGTGTTTCAGAAACACGAGCAGCTTCTGTATCAGCATTAGAACTATGGGCAGCCATTACTTCAGCCACATGATTCTCAACAGACACTTCAGTAGAGCGGGAATTCCGAATCCCCTGTGGAGAGGAACTACTTGGACGCATAACCTCAGGACAGGTCTGAGATACATTCTTGTCTGCTGAATTACCAATGCCATTGACTGCATCCATATTAGCGGAACAATTCACAGAGACTGGGTCTGAAGATTGTTGTTCTTTAAACGAAGTACTAGCTGTAGTACTATTATCCCTACAAGATTCATCATGACTATAATCGGCACTTACCTGATGAGGAGATACtagttctttgcttttggaCAAGCACTTCCCCTGGTTACTTGTATGAACACTGCTTAAACCATCTTCAAAATAAGTATTCTGACTGGCTGCAACAGTGCTCTCAGATGATGATCCAATTTCAATAATGGGGCAGGTGAACCGTGCCCCTGTACTGGAGACCAACGAAGTTCCCTCTGTGGAGTTCCGAACTTGATTAATATCCAGATTACGTTGCTCTGCATATTTCACAAGACACTCAGCTGGATGATCTTCCATCTGCAGGAAAAACAACTAAACAAATCAGTCTCTTTCCATAATCTATAACTACCAAGTACAAAACTAATTAGAAATATAGCTTATATCTACTAACTGAATCATGAAATGTTTAAGGATTCAGGTAGAAAAGGCCATATTTAAATTCGGAACCCTCAATTATATGACCCGATGAACTAAATCCCCAACTTTTTTTCAACAAGAGCATCACAACGATAATGGGGACAATATTTGCGTTTACAGGTAAATGATAAGTCAAAGAATAACTACGATATTACCGAGCACGGGGCCAACCTACTGCATCAGCTGGCCAAATCCCATATCATTTTTCTTCGATTGCAAATTGAATTTGAGGAAAATAAAACCCCAAAACAacttattttaaagaaaaatgctTAAAAGGCTTTAAAACTTGCACTGGTTTGTTTCATGATTATGATAGAGGTATCTATATTTTGCACCAGATGATGAAATCCCAAATCATCgaaaaaccaataaaaatCGAATTTTGCATTCAAAAAGGTCAAAATGATGAGAAATCCAAAAATGGgtattgaaaattgaattaaagacATCAAATTTAGTGGACGACgatgaagaagaataagaagaaggTACCTCGTAAGTAGAACGTGAGGAGGAGCCACCACAGACGAAAGAGGAGAGTATGGAACGATTGGTGGTGCGATTGACTCGGGCCCGTGATGGGCGGGAGCCCAGTCGACTACTGCTCGAACCCATTTTAGAGATTAGAGAGAGAACGCTTGAGAGTTAAgaagtggaggaggaggatgttGTTGATGATAATTGAAGCACACCAGctgagatagagagagagagagagacagagacagagagactcAAGAGgaagctttctttctttatttcaaattcaattattttgtggacttccGTATCATTGCGGTAaagactttttttaatatttcttttgcCGGAAAAAAGACTTTTAACTAGTAAATATGTTCCTCTCCGCGTCAACATATTTTATTGTCTATGAAGAATTACActtacttattttttagtacaagtaaATGTGGAAAAATTGGCTGAAAACCTaacatgaaatatttgagtcTGAAAATATTAAGGATCCACCAAACCGGTCATGGGTTTTTGGGCTGAAGTCAACTTCTTAGTATGATTGGGCTCTCGAGCTCGTTGGAATTGTATACTTTGCCAAGCTTGATCCATCAAGTTTTTGGGCCTTACTCGCCGAGTTTTGGCCCCAAGACAtttaaaacgaaaaaaaaaaaaggaagtttTAAAGCCGAGTCATGGCATGCCATCATTGCCATGTGCTGCGTGCACAATAATAATTGAAGCACAGTACAGCTTGTGAGAGATGGGGGGTACgtggtttgtttttggtcGAAGGGAGGGTTACGTGGttggttggaacttggaatATATATACGTCCGAATCTGACAGGGGAGTCTGTGGATATATGACAATGACATGATCAATTTATGGCCATGTAATTTGTAATCAGAAATAAAGTAGAAAAGTAGTTTGGGTTATGACTGATCGATATGAAATTGGAATTGAATTGTAGGTAGGAAAAGGATCATGCATTAGACTAGTAGCTGATGAAGATGAAAGACACGTTTGCCCTCTACAGAAGAAGCACCATTCTGCCCTAGCTCAGCTTTagctttttatataatttatagcCACGAACCTACTTCTACTTGTGTGTGCATAAAGAAAGAGCAAAAGCACTTTATTCACTGCTataaaatccaaatccaattcTTAATCTTAATCCAGCATTATAGAGATCGAGAAATATGCCAGACCATCCACCACCACCGCAGGGGCACGGGCATGGTCATCCAGGTCCTCCTCCTGGTCCTCCTGGTCAACCTCCTCCTCCGGCGCAAGGCGGCCATggccctcctcctcctcagcCAGGACCCCCTTCAGCTCCCCCTGGCCCTCCTGAACCACACAAGCCACATCCACATGATCCCCATCATGATCattgccaccaccaccaccacccatgAATCTTCATCTAATATGTATGCATgctagctatatatatagcttgCTAAGCAGAGGTGttgtaattatatatgtaatttCTAGTTTTAACTAGCTTGctctcatctcatctcatctcatctcatctcatctcatctcatctcatgATCATGGATTGTAATGACATTATCGGCTCTAGCTAGCTAAGAAATCACTATCACAGTGTGTTTATGTACCAAAAAAAGGATGCTGATTATccatctaaaataataatgagATGACTGATCTTGTGGGTTTTCCTTTCACTTTTGTTTGGTAATAACTGAcagtttttcctttgttttacaCCAAAATTCTTTTCCCAAGAAAGAACTTGCAAAGCAGAGCAGACCAAAAATGCTTAGCAAAGCCAAAAACCCAAACTAACAAGGCAATCCACAGAGGACAGCATGAtaattattcttcttttataatttgataTTTGACTTCATAAATGAATATATCTTAATTAACTACTGCTGCAAGAAAGTGAACAAAAGAAGTGCATAACATGGTGGTGTTAAGTGCTCACCCCAGGTTCATTGAGTTTTTGAAGtacgaaaaaaaatatataaaaataaaataaaattatatatataagctaTTGTAAATATTAGGCAGAAACTGTTAATTAAGACATCTAATTATCTCtaataaaatcaatgaacatagtgctttaagaaaatattaaaataatattattgtttaattgagtggtcaaatgaaatataaatccAAATGATGTTATGCATAGATGATCTTTAaatgaatacctaaaaaataaacgaTTAAACTAATTAGGAtaattgaaatacaatgcaaaATATGCCTTACGAAGTGTTTCTCAAATAAGCCTATTTAACTGaaattctgtgtatatatatatatatatatatagtgccCCGAAATTAGAAGATGTATGTATAGTAATAGTATATATATCATCCTAATTTTTGCGACCTATATAGAAAAGTTAAAGATGATGTTGGTATACGCATATGATGTTGTGGTTGTTGGTGTTGTCCTATCCTAATTCAgaagcttttcttttctaaaataAAAGTGGGGCCGTTGGAGGTCGTTTTCCACTTCAAGTGGGTTTTGCCGACGCCGTTTCCAATTTCCTTAGACTTGTACTTTTCTCTTTAACATTATTACCAaacaatttctttgttttatctTGAAAAAGATGTAATTAATAATAACACAGCATGgccctttcttttccttatggAGGAAAAATTACTAGATTGTTTTATCTTGAAAAAGATGTAATTActaacaggaaaaaaaaaacaaaatttattttgtccTCTTTTAAGTAGCTAGATGGATAGGAtagaattatatataattaataggaaagatctttatttttcattttttatgtgGCACCTCTTTACGGTGATGAAAATCATCTAGCTAGTGAGGATGTGGACATTGCTTTGTGTTTTGTATTACCGACAATAAATATTGCATTATAAAAGCCACTGCTTTCTTCAACAATTCGCCACATCAACATTCAACCGCTCAACAAGTAAGAATCACACCAAGAGTAAGAGTCTCTCTGCAACTGCAACAACCAATTCAAGAAGATGCACCGCCCAGGAGCCGGCCCTCATGATCATGGCCATGGACCTCCAGGCGGCGGTCCAGGAGGCCAAGGTGGCGGTCCTGGAGGCCAAGGAGGCGGTCCAGGAGGCCAAGGAGGCGGGGGTCCAGGAGGCCAAGGCGGAGGCGGTCCAGGAGGCCAAGGCGGAGGCGGTCCAGGAGGCCAAGGCGGAGGAGGTCCAGGAGGCCAAGGGGGTGGCGGTCCAGGAGGACATGGCGGAGGAGGTCCAGGAGGACATGGCGGAGGCGGTCCAGGAGGCCAAGCCGGAGGCGGTCCAGGAGGCCAAGGCGGAGGCGGTCCAGGAGGCCAAGGTGGAGGCGGTCCAGGGGGGCACGGTGGCCGCTGATAAGTTAACGATGACG
Proteins encoded in this region:
- the LOC18770660 gene encoding E3 ubiquitin-protein ligase RNF12-A — translated: MGSSSSRLGSRPSRARVNRTTNRSILSSFVCGGSSSRSTYEMEDHPAECLVKYAEQRNLDINQVRNSTEGTSLVSSTGARFTCPIIEIGSSSESTVAASQNTYFEDGLSSVHTSNQGKCLSKSKELVSPHQVSADYSHDESCRDNSTTASTSFKEQQSSDPVSVNCSANMDAVNGIGNSADKNVSQTCPEVMRPSSSSPQGIRNSRSTEVSVENHVAEVMAAHSSNADTEAARVSETPSSFHSLGNDSLREAIPSGLGFLVSNREQGEEDGSILHVDVMSISSNLLSRSNADASNREARRNGRRLFWDAFSRRSSRRFIDSPTILLSTDDTEDLGFHDRWLLGLSGDFFDDGIGADSGYQGNRIPNSNERRRHSRSEVWERLRVGLDDNSQRNTSCPTGIHPRGMCSCGSFLTEESSTRASISRIVMLAEALFEVLDEIHRQPVSLSLSMVSVPAPASVVDSFPLKSHTEVDTLKSGDDVAQCYICLAEYEEGDKIRVLPCHHEYHMSCVDKWLKEIHGVCPLCRGDVREGVITDCSVSNSEISSV
- the LOC109950420 gene encoding basic proline-rich protein-like, with translation MDCLVNLLLVHHKSCCPSSLTYQRPPCPPGPPPPWPPGPPPPWPPGPPPAWPPGPPPPCPPGPPPPCPPGPPPPWPPGPPPPWPPGPPPPWPPGPPPPWPPGPPPPWPPGPPPWPPGPPPWPPGPPPGGPWP